ATCGAAGAATCACCTTAATTTTCACTGGAAGATCATCCTTGCACCAATGACTATTGTAGACTACATCGTAGTCCATGAGATGGCACATCTTATTGAAAAGAACCATACACCCGAATTCTGGGAAATTATTGGTACCGTCCTTCCTGACTATGAACAGAGGAAGGAATGGCTTCGTAGAAATGGCAAATATTTGGATATATAGTAACTTTAGGAAAGAGAGGCCAGATATGGAT
Above is a window of Methanogenium organophilum DNA encoding:
- a CDS encoding M48 metallopeptidase family protein — protein: MPKVDSYKDRFEEIPRGIRVIDFKYRWRSCSSKNHLNFHWKIILAPMTIVDYIVVHEMAHLIEKNHTPEFWEIIGTVLPDYEQRKEWLRRNGKYLDI